In the Gossypium raimondii isolate GPD5lz chromosome 9, ASM2569854v1, whole genome shotgun sequence genome, one interval contains:
- the LOC105800858 gene encoding splicing factor-like protein 1, with amino-acid sequence MDSVQTNLNDPQSFSAQTLNSYNQNPPPPPSQTFDSDPVLEHNNANNGALSNPDAHSNTINNTYSFKPDIHKPLLSENGLTNTHSGTTDKDYSGGEEETTSRRRRRSRWDPPSNSNNHQTGNDESASGTKKRKSRWADDEPKPVIQLPDFMKDFTGGIQFDPEIQALNSRLLEISRMLQSGLPLDDRPEGARSPSPEPIYDNLGIRINTREYRARERLTKERQEIISQILKKNPAFKPPADYRPPKLQKKLYIPMKEYPGYNFIGLIIGPRGNTQKRMEKETGAKIVIRGKGSVKEGRLQQKRDLKPDPAENEDLHVLVEAETQESLDAAAAMVEKLLQPVDEVLNEHKRQQLRELAALNGTIRDEEYCRLCGEPGHRQYACPSRTSTFKSDVLCKICGDGGHPTIDCPMKGTTGKKMDDEYQNFLAELGGTVPDSANKQNSSSVSSGSNPPWASSTGGAGSAHPGLGSNAVKPPKEYDDTNLYIGYLPPSLDDDGLISLFSAYGDIVMAKVIKDRVTGLSKGYGFVKYASVDMANNAIKGMNGSLLEGRTIAVRVAGKPPQPAVPPGPPTLSMPTYPVSSQPVGAYPSRQFTTGGPIPNAASASYAGNPVPWGPPVPPPPPYAPYAPPPPPPPGSTIYPPVHGQPMPPYGLQYPPQMQTVPPGVPPPPQPVTSSETAQSFPPGVQSENSTSAPAMPANIYGNSMTAMPPNSQSAYPTSSLGYSSYYNAVPPPPPPPLPTSSTDNSQSLSNVPWAPNPLLTPAASSGEKTTYGADTEYEKFMAEMK; translated from the coding sequence ATGGATTCTGTCCAAACAAATCTTAATGATCCCCAATCTTTTTCTGCGCAAACCCTAAATTCATACAACCAAAACCCTCCTCCGCCTCCATCTCAGACATTCGACTCCGATCCTGTCCTTGAACACAACAACGCCAACAACGGTGCCCTGTCTAATCCCGATGCCCATTCCAATACTATTAACAATACTTATTCATTTAAACCCGACATCCACAAGCCTCTACTGTCGGAAAATGGGTTAACTAACACCCATAGCGGTACCACAGACAAGGATTATTCTGGCGGGGAAGAGGAGACCACCAGCAGAAGGCGAAGGAGGAGCCGCTGGGACCCGCCCTCCAATTCCAACAACCACCAGACAGGTAATGATGAGTCTGCCTCTGGAACCAAGAAGAGGAAGTCCCGGTGGGCAGATGATGAGCCCAAGCCCGTGATTCAGCTCCCTGATTTTATGAAGGATTTCACTGGAGGTATCCAATTTGATCCTGAGATTCAAGCTTTGAATAGTAGGCTGCTAGAGATTAGTAGGATGCTTCAATCTGGATTGCCTTTGGATGATAGACCTGAGGGAGCTAGGTCTCCTTCGCCTGAACCTATATATGATAATTTGGGAATTAGGATTAACACCAGGGAATACCGGGCAAGAGAGAGATTGACCAAAGAACGACAAGAAATTATATCTCAGATTCTTAAGAAGAATCCTGCGTTTAAGCCACCAGCTGACTATAGGCCACCAAAGCTTCAGAAGAAGCTTTATATACCCATGAAAGAATACCCAGGTTACAATTTTATCGGCTTGATTATTGGGCCTAGAGGGAATACCCAAAAGAGGATGGAGAAGGAAACGGGTGCAAAGATTGTAATTAGGGGTAAAGGTTCCGTGAAAGAAGGTAGGCTGCAGCAGAAGAGAGATTTGAAGCCTGATCCTGCAGAGAACGAGGACTTGCATGTTTTGGTTGAGGCCGAAACACAAGAATCACTTGATGCTGCTGCAGCAATGGTGGAAAAGCTCTTGCAGCCTGTAGATGAAGTATTAAATGAGCATAAGAGGCAACAGTTGAGGGAACTCGCTGCATTGAATGGAACAATAAGAGATGAAGAGTATTGTAGGTTGTGTGGTGAGCCTGGGCACCGTCAATATGCATGTCCTTCTCGCACCTCAACCTTTAAGAGTGATGTTTTATGTAAGATTTGTGGTGATGGTGGGCATCCAACAATCGATTGTCCAATGAAGGGAACTACAGGGAAGAAAATGGATGATGAATATCAGAATTTCTTGGCTGAGCTAGGTGGTACTGTCCCTGATTCAGCTAACAAGCAAAACTCTTCGTCAGTCAGTTCTGGAAGCAATCCTCCTTGGGCTAGCAGTACTGGAGGTGCTGGAAGTGCACACCCTGGCTTAGGTTCCAATGCTGTTAAGCCCCCCAAAGAATATGATGATACTAATTTGTACATTGGATACTTGCCTCCCAGTCTTGATGATGATGGTTTGATTAGTTTGTTTTCAGCTTATGGTGATATTGTGATGGCAAAGGTAATCAAGGACCGGGTTACTGGACTGAGTAAAGGGTATGGTTTTGTGAAGTATGCTAGTGTTGACATGGCAAACAATGCTATTAAGGGAATGAATGGTAGTCTTCTAGAGGGAAGAACCATTGCTGTGAGAGTTGCTGGCAAGCCACCACAACCTGCAGTGCCTCCTGGTCCACCCACATTGTCAATGCCCACTTACCCTGTCTCTAGTCAGCCAGTTGGTGCCTATCCATCACGACAATTTACAACTGGAGGTCCTATTCCTAATGCTGCTTCTGCTAGTTATGCAGGAAATCCAGTTCCATGGGGACCACCAGTTCCTCCTCCTCCCCCTTATGCCCCTTATGCGCCTCCTCCCCCTCCTCCTCCTGGCTCAACCATTTATCCTCCTGTTCATGGTCAGCCTATGCCACCTTATGGTTTGCAATATCCCCCACAAATGCAGACGGTTCCTCCTGGTGTTCCACCTCCACCTCAACCTGTGACTTCTAGTGAAACAGCACAAAGTTTTCCACCAGGAGTGCAATCTGAAAATAGCACCTCTGCCCCAGCTATGCCAGCTAATATCTACGGGAACTCAATGACTGCAATGCCTCCAAATTCGCAATCTGCATATCCTACATCTTCATTAGGTTACTCTTCTTATTACAATGCAGTTCCTCCCCCTCCCCCTCCTCCGCTACCTACATCTTCCACAGATAATTCTCAGAGCCTTAGTAATGTCCCTTGGGCTCCAAATCCTCTTTTGACTCCGGCAGCATCCTCTGGAGAGAAAACAACCTATGGTGCAGATACTGAGTATGAGAAGTTCATGGCAGAGATGAAGTGA